From Candidatus Vondammii sp. HM_W22, one genomic window encodes:
- the ffh gene encoding signal recognition particle protein, protein MFDNLTDRLGGVLNKLRGQGRLTEDNIKETLREVRMALLEADVALPVVRGFVDRVKEKAMGGEVMSSLTPGQVLIKIVNDELIGVMGEANESLNLAAQPPVVILMAGLQGSGKTTSVAKLARWLKETQKKSVMVVSCDVYRPAAIDQLETLATEVEAEFYPSGTDQNPLAIASAALKQARKQFMDVLIVDTAGRLHIDEEMMGEIKALHADVSPVETLFVVDSMTGQDAANIAKVFDQALPLTGVILTKTDGDARGGAALSIREITGKPIKFLSVGEKTTALEPFHPERIASRILGMGDVLSLVEDVQRKVDHKKAEKLAKKLQKGKDFDLDDFREQMEQMANMGGLSSMMDKLPGMGNIPDHVKNRVNDREIIRSIAIINSMTFKERRFSNIIKGSRKRRIALGSGSQVQEVNKMLKQFTQMQKMMKKMKGGGMAKMMHGLKGKMGPGGLGGPGGGGGMPPGGFPF, encoded by the coding sequence ATGTTTGATAATCTGACAGATCGACTAGGCGGCGTACTCAACAAACTGCGTGGCCAGGGCCGCCTGACCGAAGACAATATCAAGGAGACCCTGCGTGAAGTTCGTATGGCGCTGCTGGAGGCGGATGTTGCTCTGCCAGTGGTCCGTGGTTTTGTCGATAGAGTAAAAGAGAAAGCCATGGGTGGCGAGGTGATGAGCAGCCTCACCCCAGGCCAGGTACTGATCAAAATCGTCAATGATGAGTTGATCGGGGTGATGGGAGAGGCCAATGAGTCGTTGAATTTGGCCGCTCAGCCACCGGTGGTGATTCTCATGGCCGGTTTGCAGGGATCAGGCAAGACCACCAGTGTTGCCAAGCTGGCTCGTTGGCTCAAGGAGACCCAGAAAAAATCTGTCATGGTGGTTAGTTGTGACGTCTATCGGCCTGCCGCTATTGATCAGTTGGAAACCCTGGCAACAGAGGTCGAGGCGGAGTTTTACCCCAGCGGTACAGATCAGAATCCACTCGCTATTGCCAGCGCAGCACTGAAGCAGGCACGCAAACAGTTCATGGATGTGCTGATTGTCGATACAGCCGGACGCCTCCACATAGATGAAGAGATGATGGGGGAGATCAAGGCCCTCCATGCCGATGTCTCACCGGTGGAGACTCTGTTTGTAGTGGACAGCATGACCGGTCAGGATGCTGCTAATATCGCCAAGGTATTTGACCAGGCACTGCCGCTGACCGGCGTCATTCTCACCAAGACGGATGGTGATGCGCGGGGGGGTGCCGCGCTCTCTATTCGTGAAATTACCGGTAAGCCGATCAAGTTCCTCAGCGTGGGTGAAAAGACCACAGCACTGGAACCCTTCCATCCGGAGCGCATAGCATCACGGATACTGGGTATGGGCGATGTGCTCTCCCTGGTGGAGGATGTGCAGCGTAAGGTCGATCACAAAAAAGCCGAGAAACTGGCGAAAAAACTGCAAAAAGGAAAAGACTTCGATCTGGATGATTTTCGTGAACAGATGGAGCAGATGGCTAATATGGGTGGGCTGAGCTCGATGATGGATAAGCTGCCCGGAATGGGCAATATCCCTGATCACGTGAAGAACCGGGTCAATGACCGGGAGATTATCCGCTCAATCGCCATTATCAACTCAATGACGTTCAAAGAGCGCCGTTTTTCCAATATCATCAAGGGTTCCCGCAAGCGCCGTATTGCTCTGGGCTCCGGCAGTCAGGTGCAAGAGGTAAACAAAATGCTCAAGCAGTTTACCCAGATGCAGAAGATGATGAAAAAGATGAAGGGCGGCGGCATGGCCAAGATGATGCACGGGCTTAAAGGCAAAATGGGGCCGGGCGGTTTGGGTGGCCCGGGTGGTGGTGGTGGTATGCCGCCGGGTGGGTTCCCATTTTAA
- the ihfA gene encoding integration host factor subunit alpha, giving the protein MALTKAEMAERLFDELGLNKREAKEMVEMFFEEIRLALEKGSQVKLSGFGNFDLREKKQRPGRNPKTGEEIPISARRVVTFRPGQKLKARVEAYAGSEH; this is encoded by the coding sequence ATGGCATTGACCAAAGCTGAGATGGCTGAAAGGCTTTTTGATGAACTCGGCCTTAATAAACGTGAGGCCAAAGAGATGGTCGAGATGTTTTTTGAGGAGATCCGGCTCGCACTGGAAAAGGGTTCCCAAGTGAAATTGTCCGGGTTTGGCAACTTTGACTTACGTGAAAAAAAACAGCGCCCAGGGCGTAATCCAAAGACCGGTGAAGAGATACCTATCTCTGCCCGGCGCGTGGTGACATTCCGTCCGGGGCAAAAACTGAAGGCGAGGGTGGAAGCTTATGCTGGAAGCGAGCATTAG
- a CDS encoding transposase, translating to MVDAAIVPIPKQHNTREENRQIKVGDSPEACGDNKRRQKNVAARWTMKHGKTHCGYKSRIGIDRKHKVIRKYAVTSAEVHGSKVFE from the coding sequence ATTGTAGATGCCGCTATTGTTCCAATACCCAAGCAACATAATACGCGAGAAGAAAATAGGCAGATCAAAGTCGGGGATAGCCCTGAGGCATGTGGTGATAACAAACGCCGCCAGAAGAATGTTGCAGCACGCTGGACCATGAAGCATGGCAAAACCCACTGTGGGTACAAAAGCCGCATCGGCATAGACCGGAAGCACAAGGTCATTCGCAAGTATGCCGTAACATCAGCTGAAGTTCATGGTAGCAAAGTCTTCGAGTAA
- the rimM gene encoding ribosome maturation factor RimM (Essential for efficient processing of 16S rRNA) → MSDPGAHKSEKPQGSTDRSDDPKWVEMGRVSGLFGVRGWIKVFSGTAPRDNILKYHSWYLRRAGGWKLFELEAGKAHGKGIVAKLSGCMDRDQAAELVGADIAIPRDQLPKAKPGEYYWIDLEGLEVRTLEGQLLGRVDHLFETGANDVMVVEGDRRRLIPYIKSTIHKVDLVAGVISVDWDPDF, encoded by the coding sequence ATGTCGGACCCAGGCGCGCATAAATCGGAAAAGCCCCAAGGCTCAACCGATAGGAGTGATGATCCTAAATGGGTCGAGATGGGCCGGGTTTCCGGCCTGTTCGGTGTGCGGGGATGGATAAAAGTCTTTTCCGGCACGGCTCCACGGGATAATATCCTGAAGTACCACTCTTGGTATCTGCGCAGAGCAGGGGGGTGGAAACTGTTTGAACTGGAAGCGGGAAAGGCTCATGGCAAAGGTATTGTTGCCAAGCTGTCAGGCTGTATGGACCGCGATCAGGCTGCGGAGCTGGTGGGAGCGGATATCGCTATTCCACGGGACCAGTTGCCGAAGGCCAAGCCGGGTGAGTACTACTGGATTGATCTGGAAGGCCTGGAAGTGCGGACCCTTGAGGGTCAACTGCTCGGCCGGGTGGATCATCTGTTTGAAACCGGGGCCAACGACGTGATGGTGGTAGAGGGAGATCGCCGGAGGCTGATCCCCTATATAAAGAGTACCATTCACAAGGTGGACCTTGTGGCGGGCGTGATTAGCGTGGACTGGGATCCGGATTTCTGA
- the rpsP gene encoding 30S ribosomal protein S16, protein MVTIRLARTGAKKRPFYHIVVADSRKPRDGRYIERLGFFNPIAVGNEERLRLDRGRVDHWISQGAQPSDRVARLVKDAANAAT, encoded by the coding sequence ATGGTAACAATTCGTCTTGCACGGACGGGCGCTAAAAAGCGGCCCTTCTATCACATAGTCGTGGCCGATAGTCGCAAACCTCGCGATGGCCGTTATATAGAGCGTCTGGGATTCTTTAATCCTATTGCTGTTGGCAATGAAGAGCGCCTTCGCCTGGATCGTGGCCGCGTGGACCACTGGATCTCTCAGGGCGCACAGCCCAGTGATCGTGTTGCTAGGCTGGTGAAGGATGCTGCCAATGCAGCTACCTGA
- the pheT gene encoding phenylalanine--tRNA ligase subunit beta — MKFSEAWLREWVNPPVSTEELSDQLSMAGLEVDSVTPVAGEFSGVVVGKVVTREQHPNADKLSLCSVDAGQDEMLQIICGAPNVAAGMKVPVALIGARLPGDFKIKKAKLRGVESQGMICSASELGLADSSDGIMPLPEDATIGSNFREYLALDDQAIDVDLTPDRGDCLGLIGIAREVGVINRCPVNIPSMEPVAAVNDDRFSVKVEAPEACPRYTCRIIRNIDPKAETPLWMQERLRRGELRPISPVVDVTNYVMLELGQPMHGFDLRQLDSEICVRMAVANEKLTLLDGQEIELRSDTLVITDASKVVGMAGIMGGEHSGVADDTTDILLECAFFAPMAITGKSRSYGLHTDASHRYERGVDPQLQVKAIERATQLLLDIVGGEPGPVVETEDESRIEQRPEILLRSARVAKVLGVKIDDETIADILTRLEMRIEPVEEGWRVVAPSCRFDISIEEDLIEEIGRIYGYTNIPTKRTAAATVMQGEPEVAFNLHRAKQMLVDRDYQEVITYSFISKEMHDLTDPQHGTVELANPISADMAIMRTSLWPGLLQTAVYNQSRQQSRIRMFESGLRFINQGAEIKQDIMLSGLVSGPSLPEQWDSNDGSVDFFDIKADLETVLALGGNRDEFDFIAAEHPTLHPGQSAKITRGEKIVGWIGMLHPELEKSLGLSGKAYLFEIRLDQLLEGRLPGFKALSKYPSIRRDIAIVVDGQVEFNEIRALIRQTAPEILQDIRLFDVYTGEKVDSGLKSLALGLILQETSHTLTDQEVEDVVSRVLSALSDKFGAKLRD; from the coding sequence ATGAAATTCAGTGAAGCCTGGTTGCGTGAATGGGTCAATCCCCCGGTCAGCACAGAGGAACTGTCGGACCAGCTCAGTATGGCTGGTCTGGAAGTGGACTCTGTGACACCGGTGGCCGGTGAGTTTTCTGGCGTGGTCGTTGGTAAAGTCGTCACTCGTGAACAGCACCCGAATGCAGACAAGCTCAGCCTCTGCAGTGTCGATGCAGGTCAGGATGAGATGTTGCAGATTATTTGTGGCGCTCCAAATGTGGCCGCAGGTATGAAGGTTCCGGTCGCGTTGATCGGTGCTAGGTTGCCCGGTGACTTCAAGATCAAAAAGGCCAAGCTGCGCGGCGTGGAGTCCCAGGGCATGATCTGCTCAGCCTCGGAACTGGGGCTGGCTGACTCATCAGACGGCATCATGCCGTTGCCGGAAGATGCCACTATTGGTAGCAATTTCCGTGAGTACCTGGCCCTCGACGATCAGGCGATCGATGTGGATCTGACGCCGGACCGGGGCGACTGCCTCGGATTGATAGGGATTGCCCGTGAAGTAGGGGTAATCAACCGCTGCCCGGTGAACATTCCCTCGATGGAACCTGTTGCGGCAGTGAACGATGACCGCTTTTCGGTAAAGGTAGAAGCCCCTGAGGCCTGCCCGCGCTATACCTGTCGGATTATCCGCAACATTGATCCTAAGGCCGAGACACCGCTCTGGATGCAGGAGCGGCTACGCCGCGGCGAACTTCGTCCCATCTCTCCGGTGGTGGATGTTACCAACTATGTGATGCTGGAGTTGGGGCAGCCGATGCACGGTTTTGATCTGCGCCAGTTGGATAGCGAAATCTGCGTCCGTATGGCTGTAGCAAACGAGAAGCTGACGCTGCTGGATGGCCAGGAGATTGAACTGCGCAGCGATACGCTGGTGATCACTGATGCCTCGAAGGTGGTGGGGATGGCCGGCATTATGGGTGGTGAGCACTCCGGTGTGGCTGATGACACAACGGATATCCTCCTTGAGTGTGCTTTTTTCGCACCCATGGCAATTACCGGTAAATCCCGCAGCTATGGCCTCCATACCGACGCCTCACACCGTTATGAGCGCGGTGTCGACCCACAGTTGCAGGTTAAGGCGATTGAGCGTGCCACACAGCTGTTACTGGACATCGTCGGCGGTGAGCCAGGTCCGGTAGTTGAGACGGAGGATGAGAGCCGGATTGAACAACGCCCTGAGATTCTGCTACGCAGCGCCCGGGTTGCCAAAGTGCTTGGTGTGAAGATTGACGATGAGACCATTGCCGATATTCTTACCCGCCTGGAGATGCGGATAGAGCCAGTGGAGGAGGGGTGGAGGGTAGTCGCTCCGAGTTGTCGTTTTGATATCAGCATCGAAGAAGACCTGATCGAAGAGATCGGTCGTATCTACGGCTACACTAACATTCCAACCAAACGTACTGCCGCCGCCACAGTGATGCAGGGAGAGCCTGAAGTGGCTTTCAATCTGCATAGGGCAAAGCAGATGCTGGTGGACCGTGACTATCAGGAGGTGATCACCTACAGCTTTATCAGCAAGGAGATGCACGACCTTACCGATCCCCAGCACGGCACGGTAGAACTGGCCAATCCGATCTCTGCTGATATGGCAATTATGCGTACCAGTCTCTGGCCCGGTCTATTGCAGACGGCGGTGTACAATCAGTCTCGTCAGCAGAGCCGTATCCGCATGTTCGAGTCAGGCCTTAGGTTTATCAATCAAGGCGCTGAAATTAAACAAGATATAATGCTATCAGGACTGGTGTCTGGCCCCTCTCTGCCGGAACAGTGGGATAGCAATGACGGTTCAGTCGACTTCTTCGATATCAAGGCTGATCTGGAGACAGTATTGGCTTTGGGTGGCAATCGAGATGAGTTCGACTTTATAGCTGCCGAGCATCCAACTCTGCACCCCGGTCAGAGCGCTAAAATTACCCGCGGTGAAAAGATAGTCGGGTGGATTGGCATGTTGCACCCCGAGCTGGAGAAGAGTCTCGGCCTATCAGGAAAGGCCTATTTGTTTGAAATCAGACTTGATCAACTGCTGGAAGGTAGATTGCCCGGATTTAAGGCGCTCTCAAAATACCCCTCTATTCGTCGCGACATTGCCATAGTGGTTGACGGACAGGTTGAATTCAATGAGATCAGGGCGTTAATCAGGCAGACTGCCCCGGAAATTTTGCAAGACATCCGTCTTTTCGACGTCTATACTGGGGAAAAGGTAGACTCAGGACTAAAAAGTCTCGCTTTGGGCTTGATTTTACAGGAAACTTCCCACACTCTTACAGACCAGGAAGTTGAAGATGTGGTTAGCAGAGTGCTTAGTGCGCTGTCCGATAAGTTCGGTGCAAAGTTGAGAGATTGA
- a CDS encoding transposase has protein sequence MFKVLVLQHLFNLNDDQTELQIRDRYSFCRFPGLSPGG, from the coding sequence ATGTTCAAGGTGTTGGTCCTACAGCATTTATTCAATCTGAACGATGATCAAACAGAGTTACAAATACGGGATCGCTATAGCTTTTGTCGTTTTCCTGGGCTGAGCCCAGGAGGGTAA
- a CDS encoding MerR family transcriptional regulator — MLEASISTVELPAIPGKRYFTIGEVSDLCAVKPHVLRYWEQEFPQLKPVKRRGNRRYYQRHDVLMIRQIRGLLYEQGFTIGGARQQLSGDGAKEDGFQSQQIIKQLCTELEEILHILKR, encoded by the coding sequence ATGCTGGAAGCGAGCATTAGCACGGTAGAACTGCCTGCCATTCCCGGCAAGCGTTACTTTACCATTGGTGAAGTAAGCGATCTCTGTGCGGTCAAACCTCACGTGCTGCGCTATTGGGAGCAGGAATTCCCCCAGCTCAAGCCGGTTAAACGCAGAGGCAACCGACGATATTACCAGCGTCATGATGTTCTGATGATTCGTCAGATCCGGGGCCTTCTGTATGAGCAAGGCTTCACCATCGGCGGCGCAAGACAACAACTCTCGGGTGATGGAGCCAAAGAAGATGGTTTCCAGAGTCAGCAGATAATCAAACAACTCTGTACAGAACTGGAAGAAATTTTACATATTCTGAAGCGTTAA
- the rpmI gene encoding 50S ribosomal protein L35 gives MPKIKTNRGAAKRFSKTGSGAIKRGQSHRRHILTKKSTKRKRHLRSPAQLAKSDVSVARRMIPYA, from the coding sequence ATGCCTAAGATTAAAACTAATCGCGGCGCGGCCAAACGGTTCTCCAAAACCGGGTCCGGCGCAATCAAACGGGGTCAGTCCCATCGTCGTCATATTCTGACGAAGAAAAGTACCAAGCGTAAGCGTCACTTGCGGTCACCCGCACAGCTGGCCAAATCTGACGTGTCAGTAGCACGTCGTATGATTCCCTACGCTTAA
- a CDS encoding DNA-3-methyladenine glycosylase I: protein MSKANIKRCGWAGNDPLYQHYHDTKWGVPCFNDRTLFEFLILEGAQAGLSWITILRKRDHYHKVFDQFDTKKIAGYGEKKVAALLADPGIVRNRLKVNSAISNARLFLEIQSEMGSFSDYIWKFVDGEPIHNHWRSLKEVPATTTESNAMARELKKRGFKFVGSTICYAYMQAVGMVNDHTADCFRHGEVGRD from the coding sequence ATGTCGAAAGCCAACATAAAGCGTTGTGGGTGGGCCGGTAATGATCCACTTTATCAACACTACCATGATACAAAGTGGGGTGTTCCCTGCTTCAATGACCGCACTCTGTTTGAATTCCTTATTCTCGAAGGTGCTCAGGCGGGTCTCTCCTGGATTACCATTCTGCGTAAACGGGATCACTACCATAAAGTCTTTGATCAGTTCGATACAAAGAAGATCGCAGGTTATGGGGAGAAAAAAGTCGCAGCTCTGCTGGCTGATCCCGGTATTGTGCGCAACCGGTTAAAGGTCAACTCGGCTATCAGCAATGCCCGGCTGTTTCTGGAGATCCAGTCTGAAATGGGCAGCTTTTCCGATTACATCTGGAAATTTGTCGATGGAGAGCCAATTCATAACCACTGGCGATCATTGAAAGAGGTACCGGCAACCACGACAGAATCTAATGCCATGGCACGGGAACTAAAAAAGCGCGGGTTTAAATTTGTCGGCAGCACAATTTGTTACGCCTATATGCAGGCCGTGGGGATGGTGAATGATCATACTGCTGATTGCTTTCGGCACGGGGAAGTGGGGAGAGATTAA
- a CDS encoding cytochrome C assembly family protein — MSTTIIAFLAIASYAASGIVISVRLFHEKTETNIPRPVGIGLGLAGVLLHGTILYQGIISDSGINLGFYAAFSLIAWSILLLLMLSAVTKPVENLGIFLLPLAILSILLEMHFSTAHLFPADASWGLRVHVLISLLAYSLLAMASVQAVLLAVHDHHLHHRHPGGFIRALPPLITMETLLFEMIGLGFVLLTIGLISGFIFLENILIQRLAHKTILSIVAWFVFGTLLWGRFRFGWRGQKALIWTLIGFVVLMLAYFGSKFVVEVILGVNAG; from the coding sequence ATGAGCACTACCATAATTGCCTTTCTAGCTATCGCCAGCTACGCCGCCAGCGGAATAGTCATCTCTGTTCGGCTTTTCCATGAAAAGACCGAAACCAATATACCGCGCCCAGTTGGCATCGGACTAGGGTTGGCAGGTGTACTTCTCCATGGAACCATACTCTATCAGGGCATTATCAGTGACAGCGGCATCAACTTGGGCTTTTATGCAGCATTTTCACTTATCGCCTGGAGCATTCTGCTTCTTCTGATGCTCTCTGCCGTTACCAAGCCGGTAGAAAACCTGGGTATTTTTCTGCTGCCGCTGGCAATACTCAGTATTCTCCTTGAGATGCATTTCTCCACAGCTCATCTGTTCCCGGCTGATGCTTCTTGGGGCCTGCGTGTGCATGTGCTTATCTCACTGCTTGCATACAGTCTGTTAGCCATGGCCAGTGTCCAGGCGGTACTCCTTGCAGTACATGACCACCACCTACACCATCGCCACCCCGGGGGATTTATTCGCGCCTTGCCGCCACTCATAACTATGGAAACACTCCTGTTTGAAATGATTGGCCTGGGTTTCGTACTCCTCACCATTGGGTTGATCAGCGGGTTTATCTTCCTAGAGAATATACTCATCCAAAGGCTGGCCCATAAAACCATCCTTTCCATTGTCGCATGGTTTGTATTCGGCACACTGCTTTGGGGCCGTTTCCGTTTCGGCTGGCGCGGACAAAAAGCCCTGATATGGACCCTGATCGGATTCGTGGTTCTGATGCTGGCCTATTTTGGCAGCAAATTTGTGGTTGAGGTGATATTAGGAGTTAATGCTGGTTAA
- the infC gene encoding translation initiation factor IF-3: MAAPKRNRLNEDITAREVRLIGADGEQAGIVSLIEAKGVASSASMDLVEIQPNAEPPVCRVMDYGKFVFEAKKQKAAAKKKQKQVQVKEVKFRPGTGIGDYQVKLRNLIRFLNDGDKTKVTMRFRGREHAHRELGLELLQRVEADLAELAEVEQSPLMEGRQMVMVLRPRKN, translated from the coding sequence ATCGCTGCACCAAAAAGAAATCGCCTGAACGAGGATATTACAGCTCGTGAGGTACGCCTTATAGGGGCGGATGGGGAACAGGCAGGTATTGTCTCGCTGATCGAAGCTAAGGGAGTAGCCTCTTCTGCGAGCATGGACCTGGTTGAAATACAACCAAACGCAGAGCCTCCTGTTTGCAGGGTGATGGATTATGGCAAGTTTGTCTTCGAGGCGAAAAAGCAGAAGGCAGCAGCCAAAAAGAAGCAGAAACAGGTTCAAGTCAAAGAAGTGAAGTTTCGTCCAGGGACGGGCATAGGAGATTATCAGGTAAAACTACGCAACCTGATACGTTTCCTGAACGATGGGGACAAGACCAAGGTAACCATGAGGTTCCGCGGTCGAGAGCATGCCCACAGGGAGTTGGGTCTAGAACTTTTGCAGCGGGTAGAAGCCGATCTGGCAGAGCTTGCGGAAGTTGAGCAATCACCACTGATGGAAGGTCGTCAGATGGTGATGGTGTTACGTCCCAGAAAAAATTAA
- the rplT gene encoding 50S ribosomal protein L20 codes for MPRVTRGVTAHARHKKVLKEAKGYYGARSKIYRVAKQAVIKAGQYAYRDRRQKKRQFRALWIARINAGARNNGISYSRMINGLKIAGVEIDRKMLADLAIFDKPAFSVLAEQAKASLSS; via the coding sequence ATGCCTCGCGTAACACGTGGTGTAACAGCACACGCCAGACACAAAAAAGTGCTGAAGGAAGCTAAGGGTTATTATGGTGCCCGTAGTAAAATTTATCGCGTTGCCAAGCAGGCCGTTATCAAAGCCGGCCAATATGCTTACCGTGACCGCCGCCAGAAGAAACGCCAGTTTCGTGCGTTGTGGATTGCCCGTATCAATGCCGGTGCCCGCAATAATGGCATTTCGTACAGCCGTATGATTAACGGTCTGAAGATAGCGGGTGTTGAGATCGACCGCAAAATGCTGGCCGATCTGGCTATCTTTGACAAGCCTGCTTTTAGCGTCTTGGCAGAACAGGCCAAGGCTAGTCTCTCAAGCTGA
- the pheS gene encoding phenylalanine--tRNA ligase subunit alpha, whose protein sequence is MGAESNSQLSQLVDEATALIDNATSLAALDEVRVRYLGKSGLITAQLKQLGKLPKEERPQAGQAINKAKQALQVLIDQRRGELEQQALTQRLASERIDVTLPGRGLGQGGLHPVTRTLERIERLFANLGFKVEEGPEIEDDYHNFEALNIPAHHPARAMHDTFYFDAHMLLRTHTSPVQIRTMENAGPPLKVIAPGRVYRCDSDLTHTPMFHQAEGLLVDEDISFADLKGVIYDFLQNFFERDLKVRFRPSYFPFTEPSAEADIECVMCNGDGCRVCGHTGWLEVLGCGMVHPEVFRHVGIDSEKYTGYAFGMGIERLTMLRYKVNDLRLFFENNLRFLRQFA, encoded by the coding sequence ATGGGTGCTGAATCCAATTCCCAACTTTCGCAGCTCGTCGATGAGGCTACTGCGCTTATTGATAATGCCACCAGTCTGGCTGCACTGGATGAAGTGCGTGTCCGCTATCTTGGCAAGAGTGGATTGATCACGGCTCAGCTAAAGCAGCTGGGTAAGCTGCCGAAAGAGGAGCGGCCCCAGGCGGGGCAGGCGATCAATAAGGCTAAGCAGGCGCTGCAGGTTCTGATCGACCAGCGCAGAGGAGAACTGGAGCAGCAGGCGCTGACTCAACGGCTCGCCTCGGAGCGTATCGATGTCACTCTGCCTGGCCGTGGTCTGGGGCAGGGCGGGCTCCATCCGGTGACACGTACACTGGAACGCATTGAACGTCTGTTTGCCAACTTGGGCTTCAAGGTGGAAGAGGGGCCGGAAATCGAAGATGACTACCACAACTTCGAAGCGCTCAATATACCTGCGCACCACCCGGCAAGGGCGATGCATGACACCTTCTATTTCGATGCCCATATGCTGCTGCGCACCCACACATCCCCGGTGCAGATTCGTACCATGGAGAATGCCGGGCCACCACTGAAAGTGATTGCGCCGGGACGGGTCTACCGTTGCGACTCAGATCTCACTCATACCCCAATGTTTCATCAGGCGGAAGGTTTGCTGGTGGATGAAGATATCTCCTTCGCAGACTTGAAAGGAGTGATCTACGATTTTCTGCAGAACTTCTTTGAACGTGATCTGAAGGTGCGTTTCCGGCCTTCCTACTTCCCCTTCACCGAACCCTCGGCTGAAGCGGATATCGAGTGTGTGATGTGTAATGGTGACGGCTGTCGTGTCTGTGGTCACACCGGTTGGCTGGAGGTGCTGGGTTGTGGCATGGTCCATCCGGAAGTGTTCCGTCATGTGGGTATCGACAGTGAGAAGTATACCGGCTATGCCTTCGGTATGGGTATAGAGCGTTTGACGATGTTACGCTATAAAGTCAATGACTTACGGCTATTTTTTGAGAATAATTTGAGATTTTTGAGGCAGTTTGCATAG